One part of the Lycium ferocissimum isolate CSIRO_LF1 chromosome 8, AGI_CSIRO_Lferr_CH_V1, whole genome shotgun sequence genome encodes these proteins:
- the LOC132068371 gene encoding uncharacterized protein LOC132068371: MVDSSEKQQQQSTNNVDVEMDEMENSNQLDETSSSSSSNNDLYDDVLSNAGETNVLQWLLALDLQVMGACRADERLKPLLKLNVSAGAAQDRLLAHLSQNFEPSEVGILARCLCIPLVSMRVGKIQKQGTLLCPTATRGNLNLAILPTSNLRISFIGDDGSTERVGTFCSESDCSAIEIKDIVADESGRSFLISIPGGETFYFWCSEKSKLLGDELRRKMRDLVKMKPSLAELTGIDASRIDCFAIHLRAYLHGSAAINPQASSMMSRDPSIDGSVSSSELGLDAQISVAFQKPLRSEHFGGLGSNTSLMCSLSPMSTGAFKDSVLRNSSSVSVSRERPRHDGDSYLSCVDSQISGTSSIGAPNSTHDEDNDKLGRETGPSNVLEPFVAAPPFQGSAATVHSLDSAVFSPYYCWCPPAVSTLQYSVGSPHFPILSTDSSIPLLPSIAPSACSSGILTPMPSLVSDVSTLDFPPLLPEPLIRLPFSLATSQQIPTFTPLVGDSIVHIPVIDVCSSGQGYFVSAGPAISGSIPQLHPNLVNPLIPQTESMAEKSARDTLRLLINNSNQPSPQLIDLLPPMLSRSGEEARNMLATGSRGLYSNLLPPMLSRSGEETRNMLVTGSRGLYSRTIGVDTTIANDFAIKSLVSLSEKPIGWLDKKQIGIQELFVPRDKPGSSGESSLGDGFLDFEEERKN; encoded by the exons atggttgATTCATcagagaaacaacaacaacaatcgacAAACAATGTAGATGTGGAGATGGATGAGATGGAGAATTCAAATCAATTAGACGAAACATCGTCGTCGTCTTCATCAAACAATGATTTATACGACGATGTTTTATCAAACGCTGGAGAAACGAATGTTCTTCAGTGGCTTTTAGCTTTAGATTTGCAGGTTATGGGAGCTTGTAGAGCTGATGAAAGGCTAAAGCCGTTGTTGAAGCTTAATGTTTCTGCTGGTGCTGCTCAAGATCGATTGCTTGCTCATCTTAGTCAA AACTTTGAGCCATCAGAAGTTGGAATACTCGCCAGGTGCTTGTGCATTCCACTCGTTTCAATGCGTGTCGGGAAGATCCAGAAGCAGGGGACGCTCTTGTGCCCAACTGCTACAAG GGGAAACTTAAACCTTGCAATTCTGCCAACATCGAACTTGCGCATCTCATTCATTGGGGATGACGGCAGCACAGAGAGAGTTGGAACATTTTGCAGTGAATCTGATTGTTCTGCCATAGAGATTAAAGATATTGTGGCAGACGAGTCTGGACGCTCTTTTCTTATAAGTATCCCTGGTGGTGAGACTTTCTACTTTTGGTGTTCAGAGAAGTCTAAGCTTCTTGGCGATGAGTTGCGGAGAAAG ATGAGGGATTTGGTTAAGATGAAACCTTCCTTGGCTGAATTAACTGGAATCGATGCATCACGGATTGATTGTTTTGCCATTCATCTTCGAGCTTATCTCCATGGTTCAGCAGCCATAAATCCTCAAGCAAGTTCCATGATGTCAAGAGATCCTTCCATAGATGGCTCTGTTAGTTCTTCAGAACTCGGTCTTGATGCCCAGATATCAGTTGCATTCCAGAAACCTCTGCGGTCTGAGCACTTTGGTGGCCTAGGATCAAACACCAGCCTGATGTGTAGCCTTAGTCCTATGTCTACTGGTGCTTTTAAAGATAGCGTGCTCAGGAACTCATCGTCAGTAAGTGTTTCTAGAGAGAGGCCAAGGCACGATGGTGATAGCTATCTTTCATGTGTGGATAGCCAGATTTCAGGCACAAGTAGCATAGGTGCACCTAATTCAACTCATGATGAAGACAACGACAAGCTTGGAAGGGAAACTGGTCCTTCAAATGTTTTGGAACCATTTGTTGCTGCCCCGCCTTTCCAAGGCTCTGCAGCTACTGTTCATTCTCTGGATTCAGCAGTTTTCTCTCCGTATTACTGTTGGTGTCCTCCTGCTGTATCCACTCTGCAGTACTCAGTTGGAAGTCCACATTTCCCTATCCTGTCCACAGACTCGTCAATACCACTACTTCCTTCAATAGCACCTTCTGCTTGTTCATCTGGTATTTTGACACCAATGCCATCTCTTGTCAGTGATGTCTCCACTCTAGATTTCCCACCTCTTTTGCCTGAGCCATTGATCAGGTTGCCATTTTCTTTGGCAACTTCGCAGCAAATACCTACTTTCACACCTTTAGTAGGCGATTCTATAGTCCATATTCCAGTTATTGACGTTTGCTCTTCTGGCCAAGGTTACTTCGTCAGTGCAGGTCCTGCTATCTCTGGCAGTATTCCACAGTTGCATCCAAATTTGGTGAATCCCTTAATTCCACAAACAGAATCAATGGCTGAGAAAAGTGCCAGGGATACTCTTCGGTTGCTCATAAATAACTCCAACCAGCCTAGCCCACAGCTGATTGATCTACTGCCCCCTATGCTTTCTCGTAGTGGGGAAGAGGCGCGAAATATGCTGGCTACTGGAAGCAGAGGACTTTACTCCAATCTACTGCCTCCTATGCTTTCTCGTAGTGGTGAAGAGACACGAAATATGCTGGTTACTGGAAGCAGAGGACTTTACTCTAGAACCATAGGTGTTGATACCACCATAGCAAATGATTTTGCAATTAAGAGTTTGGTCTCACTATCTGAAAAGCCTATTGGATGGCTTGATAAGAAGCAAATTGGTATACAAGAGTTGTTTGTTCCGAGGGACAAACCGGGTAGTTCTGGTGAATCTTCACTGGGTGATGGTTTTTTAGATTTTGaagaggaaagaaagaattga
- the LOC132068370 gene encoding peroxisomal nicotinamide adenine dinucleotide carrier, whose translation MSDALICGLAGAGGGIIAQLITYPLETVNTRQQMNRNSKTLKKTVGTIDQICQVVKQEGWDGLYGGLAPSLVGTAASQGVYYYFYQILRNRAETGAFERKRKGIGDGSVGMFSSLLVAALSGCVNVLLTNPIWVVVTRMQTHTRKDKDNHTKPVPSQGAISAVVEPPSYGTSHTIQEVYGEAGISGFWNGVFPTLFMVSNPSIQFMLYETLLKKIRKRRASSNKGANDVTALEIFLLGAVAKLGATVVTYPLLVIKSRLQAKQDICGDKRHHYKGTLDAIMKIIRYEGCCGFYKGMGTKIVQSVLAGAILFMVKEELVRGARWLLTGSAATSIR comes from the exons ATGTCAGATGCTTTGATCTGTGGTCTGGCCGGTGCCGGTGGTGGCATAATCGCTCAGCTCATTACATATCCTCTTGAAACA GTAAATACTCGGCAGCAAATGAATAGAAATTCTAAGACATTGAAGAAAACTGTTGGAACTATCGATCAAATATGCCAG GTTGTAAAGCAGGAAGGATGGGATGGGCTATATGGTGGATTAGCTCCATCGTTAGTTGGTACGGCTGCATCACAG GGTGTTTACTATTATTTCTACCAAATATTGAGGAATAGAGCAGAAACTGGTGCATTTGAACGTAAGAGAAAAGGAATTGGTGATGGATCAGTCGGAATGTTCTCATCACTTCTGGTGGCTGCTTTATCTGG GTGTGTTAACGTGTTGCTGACTAATCCCATATGGGTAGTTGTTACACGCATGCAG ACTCATACAAGAAAGGATAAAGATAACCACACAAAACCTGTACCATCACAGGGTGCAATCTCTGCTGTGGTTGAACCTCCTTCCTATGGGACAAGCCACACT ATTCAAGAAGTCTATGGTGAAGCTGGAATTTCGGGTTTCTGGAATGGTGTTTTCCCAACATTATTCATG GTAAGCAATCCTTCCATACAATTTATGCTATATGAAACCTTGCTGAAGAAGATTAGAAAACGACGTGCCTCTAGCAATAAAGGTGCCAATGATGTCACTGCTTTGGAG ATATTTCTACTTGGAGCTGTGGCAAAACTTGGAGCTACGGTTGTAACGTATCCTCTTCTGGTTATCAAG TCAAGACTCCAGGCAAAGCAGGATATTTGTGGGGATAAAAGACATCATTATAAAG GTACccttgatgctattatgaagATTATACGCTATGAAGGCTGTTGTGGATTTTACAAGGGGATGGGCACAAAAATTGTACAAAGTGTTCTTGCTGGTGCTATTCTATTCATGGTCAAGGAGGAACTTGTCAGGGGTGCTAGGTGGTTATTAACAGGGAGTGCCGCTACTTCTATCAGATGA